Proteins found in one Homalodisca vitripennis isolate AUS2020 chromosome 4, UT_GWSS_2.1, whole genome shotgun sequence genomic segment:
- the LOC124360132 gene encoding uncharacterized protein LOC124360132: MGDWPPMPTTPGRQEKEKMYLTLVDMFVDVVEPEIIQMILQNRNWELDAALDDIMVLSSTPRSDKARSVKNNISSKTTGLSLTGEAMHSTFQGSNLQNESLPSNSSMAAEFEKILDLSQDGVGKRIGKKSKSQVQNKAQNLKTSTDIKKNSQINLAPFLEQYNYVKRIRGAYDRCLMLIKDGVKLMVILRGPPGSGKSYLAQKILTESGIDPAVHRRHIFSSDNFFVRNNVYVYVPDHLSQAHVWNQHNVVAAIREEVSPIIIDNTNTQAWEMRVYAEAAVSGGYDIEILEPSTWWFAKVNELAKRNTHGVPKAKIRSMMDRYEMNITPQYLLQQFELRYSISNAPPQPTRNTKWKDKLSSQRNNKPKKKKEFRPQTNSVNLNEMMTSSWESSGMMKMQSGKSTFSLQNENVQNITFGEIPVNEFQVPIQTDLLKPLNGELRCEEYSYFNGGNGSNTLPENLISFEENLKDYQTDLSLEKNTNVMKPIPLPFHKTSSLELNVSPELSSKIYATEIQESSSSMNNRSSANLNNFDFMAETNKLLAALGKSTVSNKKENILALETDLKGLSLSHVPKLHEEDSTPVDHKMDNSKNDQNMSESNHSSTSTSLSSETFEEKITAARELVDSIIVKAVDGTEDKKKQKSCEAVEIEVDSCSKQEFFEDTIISDKSISIEKNVTFNPLSNSHEDSALLESISEEGTKPVSSQYQLSDVDIQERFTALLSNFRTDSTQNNEVTDRETKSCNTQYQLKDVDIQDRYTTLVNDIGVNLAQKKNERISDNNLNASSLIKNDQDMEKMSLQDKLDPLSFSNLSEDIKEKWVTCKTAEISIAPEQLLCNSHELFLLEKNTCDSTGTSSIDVLPCNESDIDSLGKSNANVLLVKDGSNIVQPLWDNSLPVRLVCDLDNFDTDLHKNQHSNSFNDWEKENSAWDPECNKTTNSEVPHPKPARNLSRPRCLTSTVPALQPLNNESVFSLESWDTVSNPSENWNNIESVFKTSAPRNEMAILPQRSRMNNTQSVDSSTNTSYLDVMCDAEEIPNGLKILKCNPRDIVTDKCNEVKSLVTETLCLDKSTMTHENSSDSVKSFDINQIASLVPNIPEKYILDMVEKCQGDIDWAVDLLLDSEHSFYPFSEEAKSSLVHNEENVVTRESPAIQTEIYKCVQGKSSPKRECRFSNTQEHAELKRTIENSVVIGKEHYSDKILKVIKKKHPEYVSLIENDKAKQKNIVEPVQNNDLCLNQKEMNTTSEDNNDDTESTSSSCSKSSSGSENEDNTVELILNDDLILQLQQKFGNPNLPGVMNSSPVVKLPLSLARQLYGYVMDSIQTDIDEQQNDIERIIAQDEEVAKLLQHQEENSLRIPHLQEIMDMEVALAVHKADQEEWKEKSRDTVAARLSKNILLEKFPHVDPKMLTDLLHIHNFSLHDTLASLHLALGVKEGTRESTSPTRLGQTQEVRTTSVLVSGEGKDDADTEDVLSEAQTHRDKAACYYSLRMECLNKAHEAFRSGNKPVASYYSQLAEVHKNKVEQCNLRAAACLLANHKSGTDTLDLHFLHVTEAEVVLDMFLDEAISRLGEQGRTHQRLFLITGRGLRSQGGISRIKPMVQRKLGARSIVFSEINPGMLSALVRTSTPLSHSS; encoded by the exons ATGGGTGACTGGCCACCCATGCCGACAACTCCAGGTCGTCAAGAGAAGGAGAAGATGTACCTTACACTCGTTGATATGTTTGTAGATGTGGTGGAGCCAGAGATAATTCAGATGATTCTGCAAAACAGGAACTGGGAGT TGGATGCAGCCTTGGACGATATCATGGTATTGTCAAGTACCCCTCGCTCCGATAAAGCACGTTCGGTTAAAAATAATATCAGCTCAAAAACAACGGGATTGTCCCTGACAGGAGAAGCTATGCACAGTACTTTCCAGGGCAGTAatcttcaaaatgaaagtttgCCATCTAATAGTAGTATGGCTGCagaatttgagaaaatattagaTCTCTCCCAAGATGGTGTAGGGaaaagaattggaaaaaaatcaaaatctcaAGTACAAAATAaagcacaaaatttaaaaacttccacTGATATAAAGAAAAACAGTCAGATTAATCTGGCACCATTTTTGGAACAATATAACTATGTAAAGCGTATCCGAGGAGCTTATGACAGATGTTTAATGCTGATAAAAGATGGGGTAAAACTTATGGTAATATTGAGAGGACCACCAGGTTCAGGGAAGTCATATCTCGCTCAGAAGATTTTGACAGAGTCTGGTATTGATCCAGCTGTGCATAGAAGACATATCTTTAGTTCTGATAACTTTTTTGTCAGGAATAATGTGTATGTTTACGTACCCGATCACTTGAGTCAGGCTCACGTGTGGAATCAGCACAATGTAGTGGCTGCAATAAGGGAAGAGGTCAGTCCAATCATAATAGACAACACAAATACACAAGCATGGGAGATGCGAGTTTATGCAGAAGCAGCTGTTTCTGGAGGTTACGACATAGAGATTCTTGAACCTTCTACATGGTGGTTTGCCAAAGTTAATGAACTCGCTAAGAGAAACACACACGGAGTCCCAAAAGCAAAAATTAGGAGTATGATGGATCGATATGAAATGAATATAACTCCCCAATATTTATTGCAACAGTTTGAGTTAAGGTATTCTATATCTAATGCTCCCCCACAGCCCACTCGTAACACCAAATGGAAAGATAAGTTAAGTAGTCAGCGAAATAATAAGCCaaagaaaaaaaaggaatttaggCCACAAACTAATTCGGTTAATTTGAATGAAATGATGACATCTTCTTGGGAATCGTCTGGCATGATGAAAATGCAAAGTGGAAAATCTACTTTCTCGCttcaaaatgaaaatgttcaaaacatAACTTTCGGAGAAATTCCTGTGAATGAATTTCAAGTTCCAATTCAGACTGACTTACTAAAACCATTGAATGGAGAACTCAGGTGTGAAgaatactcgtattttaatggTGGAAATGGATCAAACACTTTACCAGAAAATTTAATCAGTTTTGAAGAGAACCTAAAGGACTATCAGACAGACTTATCATTAGAGAAAAACACAAATGTTATGAAACCAATTCCATTACCGTTTCATAAAACTTCTTCATTGGAACTAAATGTATCCCCAGAATTATCTTCTAAAATATATGCTACTGAAATACAAGAATCATCTTCTAGTATGAATAATAGAAGTTCTGCTAATTTGAACAATTTTGACTTCATGGCCGAGACTAACAAACTTTTGGCTGCTCTTGGTAAGTCAACAGTTTCAAacaagaaagaaaacattttagcACTTGAGACAGATCTCAAAGGTTTATCATTATCGCATGTTCCTAAGTTACATGAAGAGGATAGCACTCCTGTAGATCATAAAATGGATAATTCAAAGAATGATCAGAATATGTCAGAATCAAATCATTCCTCCACTAGTACTTCATTATCAAGTGAAACATTTGAAGAAAAGATAACAGCTGCTAGGGAATTGGTAGATTCCATCATTGTGAAGGCTGTTGATGGCACTGAAGATAAGAAAAAACAGAAATCATGTGAAGCTGTCGAGATAGAAGTAGATTCCTGTAGTAAACAGGAATTTTTTGAGGATACTATCATAAGTGACAAAAGTATTTCAATTGAGAAAAATGTTACTTTCAATCCCTTATCCAACAGCCATGAAGATAGTGCTTTATTAGAATCAATTTCTGAAGAAGGAACAAAACCCGTTAGCTCTCAATATCAACTTAGTGACGTTGATATACAGGAAAGATTTACAGCACTTCTAAGTAATTTCAGAACTGATTCCACCCAAAATAATGAAGTAACGGATCGAGAAACGAAGTCATGTAACACACAATATCAACTTAAAGATGTTGATATACAGGACAGGTATACAACACTCGTTAACGATATTGGAGTAAATTTGGCACAAAAGAAGAATGAGAGAATTTCGgataacaatttaaatgcaagttCTCTCATAAAAAATGATCAAGATATGGAAAAAATGAGCCTACAAGACAAATTAGACCCGTTATCTTTTTCAAATCTGTCTGAAGACATCAAAGAAAAGTGGGTGACCTGTAAAACAGCTGAAATTTCAATTGCTCCTGAACAACTGTTATGTAACAGTCATGAACTTTTcctcttagaaaaaaatacatgTGATTCAACTGGTACATCTTCAATAGATGTTCTACCCTGCAATGAATCGGACATAGATTCCCTAGGTAAAAGTAATGCAAATGTATTACTAGTGAAAGATGGTTCGAACATAGTGCAACCTCTTTGGGATAATTCTTTACCTGTACGTCTTGTTTGTGACTTAGATAATTTTGATACAGATCTACATAAGAACCAACATTCTAATTCTTTTAATGACTGGGAAAAAGAAAATTCTGCATGGGATCCTGAATGTAATAAAACCACCAACTCGGAAGTTCCGCATCCAAAGCCTGCCCGTAATCTTTCCAGACCTAGATGTCTCACAAGTACAGTACCAGCTCTGCAGCCTCTAAACAATGAATCAGTCTTTAGTTTGGAATCTTGGGATACTGTCTCTAATCCAAGTGAAAACTGGAATAACATAGAGAGCGTATTCAAAACCAGTGCACCCAGAAATGAAATGGCTATTCTTCCTCAACGGTCCAGAATGAATAACACGCAATCTGTGGATTCATCAACAAACACTAGTTACTTAGATGTAATGTGTGATGCAGAAGAAATTCCAAATGGGTTGAAGATTCTAAAATGTAATCCAAGAGATATAGTAACAGACAAATGTAATGAAGTCAAATCATTGGTTACAGAAACGCTATGTCTAGATAAAAGTACAATGACTCATGAAAATTCATCAGATAGTGTAAAAAGCTTTGATATAAACCAAATTGCAAGTTTAGTTCCAAATATACCAGAAAAATACATCCTTGATATGGTAGAGAAATGCCAAGGAGATATAGACTGGGCCGTAGATCTTCTTTTAGATTCTGAACACAGCTTCTATCCTTTTAGTGAAGAGGCTAAGAGCAGTTTGGTTCATAATGAGGAAAATGTTGTAACTAGAGAATCCCCAGCTATCCAAACTGAGATTTATAAATGTGTTCAAGGAAAATCAAGTCCAAAGCGTGAATGTAGATTTTCTAATACTCAAGAGCATGCCGAATTAAAGAGAACAATCGAGAATTCAGTTGTAATTGGGAAAGAACATTACTCAGACAAAATTTTGAAAGTGATTAAGAAAAAACATCCAGAATATGTGAGCTTGATAGAAAATGACAAagctaaacaaaaaaatatagttgaaCCTGTGcaaaataatgatttatgtttAAATCAGAAAGAAATGAATACTACCTCTGAAGATAATAATGATGATACAGAAAGCACTAGTAGTAGTTGCAGTAAGTCTAGTAGTGGCAGTGAAAATGAAGACAATACTGTTGAGCTTATTCTCAACGATGATCTCATTCTTCAACTACAGCAAAAGTTTGGAAACCCCAATTTGCCAGGAGTAATGA ATTCGTCCCCAGTTGTGAAACTGCCTTTGTCTCTTGCTCGCCAACTGTATGGCTACGTCATGGATTCTATACAAACTGACATAGATGAACAACAAAATGATATTGAAAGGATAATTGCTCAAG ATGAAGAAGTTGCTAAACTTCTGCAACACCAGGAGGAAAACTCACTAAGAATACCTCATTTACAAGAGATAATGGATATGGAAGTTGCTCTGGCAGTTCACAAAGCAGATCAG gAGGAATGGAAAGAAAAAAGTCGTGATACCGTTGCAGCAAGattgtctaaaaatattttgttggaaaAATTTCCTCATGTGGACCCCAAAATGTTAACAGACTTGTTACACATTCACAACTTCTCGTTGCATGACACGTTAGCCTCTCTCCACCTGGCTTTGGGAGTGAAAGAGGGGACGAGGGAGTCAACTTCTCCCACCAGACTTGGCCAGACTCAG GAGGTAAGAACCACTTCTGTACTGGTGTCTGGAGAGGGAAAGGACGACGCTGATACGGAGGATGTGCTCTCAGAGGCTCAGACTCACAGGGACAAGGCTGCCTGCTACTACTCATTGCGTATGGAGTGCCTCAACAAAGCACATGAAGCCTTTCGCTCTGGCAACAAACCCGTTGCTTCCTACTACTCACAACTG GCAGAGGTGCACAAGAACAAGGTGGAGCAGTGTAACTTGCGTGCAGCGGCATGTCTGCTGGCCAACCACAAGAGTGGGACCGACACGCTGGATCTGCACTTCCTACACGTTACAGAGGCAGAGGTCGTGCTAGACATGTTTCTGGATGAGGCCATCTCGCGGCTGGGTGAGCAAGGTCGGACCCACCAGCGTTTGTTCCTCATCACGGGCAGGGGTCTCCGCAGCCAAGGTGGCATCTCTCGCATCAAGCCCATGGTACAGCGCAAATTGGGAGCCAGGAGCATTGT